The genomic DNA TTAAACGATTTGAGAAAGGACTGATCGAGTGCGGCTGCGACGAAGCAGGACGCGGGTGCCTCGCAGGTTCCGTATTCGCCGGAGCAGTCATCCTACCCGATGATTTTGATCACCCATTGTTAAATGACTCAAAGAAATTAACCGCATCCGCCAGAGATCAGCTAAGACCTATCATAGAAACTCATGCGGTAGCCTGGGCGGTGGGTGTGGTAACCCCGGAAGAGATCGATCAGATCAACATCCTGAATGCTTCGTTCCTGGCCATGCACCGTGCCATTGATCAGTTATCAGAAAAACCTGAACTCCTGCTGATCGACGGAAACCGGTTCAAACCTTATGGTCAGACAAATCATGTATGCATCATAAAAGGCGATGGAAAATACCGGTCAATCGCCGCCGCTTCCATTTTAGCAAAGACCCATCGCGACGAATACATGATGCGGTTACATGAGAAATTCCCGGATTATCATTGGCAGGATAACAAGGGATATCCAACAACAGCACATCGTCAGGCATTGGCGGAACATGGCCCGACACCGTTTCACCGGCGCAGCTTTTCGCTGAACAGCAAACAGACCGTCCTGCCCCTTTGAGTTTCTATCTTGGCAAATAAGTACTAATTTTGACACCCAGGCCGGCGCAATAAAAACGTAGCCGGTAAAGGATGAAAAAAACGCTCCTGATCCTGTTCTTATCCGTAGCATTGATCGCCATCTCCGCTGGCGGGTACTTCTACTTTAAGCGGGAGATTGCGACAGGGCCGGAATCCACGACTGCCATTCCCTCTTCGGCACTGGCCGT from Flavobacteriales bacterium includes the following:
- a CDS encoding ribonuclease HII yields the protein MSKLLKRFEKGLIECGCDEAGRGCLAGSVFAGAVILPDDFDHPLLNDSKKLTASARDQLRPIIETHAVAWAVGVVTPEEIDQINILNASFLAMHRAIDQLSEKPELLLIDGNRFKPYGQTNHVCIIKGDGKYRSIAAASILAKTHRDEYMMRLHEKFPDYHWQDNKGYPTTAHRQALAEHGPTPFHRRSFSLNSKQTVLPL